The Nitrospira sp. genome contains a region encoding:
- a CDS encoding DNA starvation/stationary phase protection protein codes for MAKRVAGNGPQIDLGIEPTQRKAIAQGLAKVLADTYTLYLKTHNFHWNVTGPMFQTLHLMFEQQYNELALAVDLVAERIRALGHPAPGSYAQFSKLSSISEATAVPKAEDMIRQLVEGQESLVRTLRNVFITAEKASDQVTIDLLTQRMQVHEKTAWMLRSLLE; via the coding sequence ATCGCCAAGAGAGTTGCCGGGAATGGCCCCCAGATCGATCTCGGGATCGAACCGACCCAGCGGAAAGCCATCGCCCAAGGGCTGGCGAAAGTGCTGGCGGATACCTATACGTTGTACCTCAAAACGCATAACTTTCATTGGAATGTGACGGGCCCGATGTTCCAGACGCTGCATCTGATGTTCGAACAACAGTACAACGAACTGGCGTTGGCGGTGGATCTGGTTGCCGAGCGCATTAGGGCGCTCGGGCATCCGGCTCCGGGGAGCTATGCGCAATTCTCGAAGCTGTCCTCCATCTCCGAAGCGACTGCTGTCCCCAAGGCTGAAGACATGATTCGTCAGTTGGTCGAAGGACAGGAATCGTTGGTGCGAACGTTGCGGAACGTCTTTATCACGGCTGAAAAGGCCTCGGATCAGGTGACGATCGATCTGCTGACTCAGCGCATGCAGGTGCATGAGAAAACTGCTTGGATGCTCCGAAGCCTGCTGGAGTAA